cgatgaacgtactctgcgacgcgctgagctggatcttgctgctctagatctgttccaagaacgttgctgcgtctctcataatcaggatccttcatggcttccaagtactctgccttagctattgcagctgctgcctttgtctaccataagtctttctagagacacttgcaggcgcgcaccttctgcttcatgctctgcccgcaaacttgcggtttcggcttgcaggcgtgcagtttgttctgcctgcaaacgtaccttttctgcctcatgctctgcttgtctcagctttagatgcatttctttctcggcgaaggaagacctcgctttggctgcttcagcttcagcacgagcgacagcagccagctctgctaatgatgacctgttagagcttgctcgtgacctcgtcttgagtgaggatgtgctgtttcgagacattgtgcgcttagctgcgtactgctgagtgttttggcgggaaactgagtctaggtgcggtgagcttccgcatggcgggaatgatgtagctcctcttggcgggctgcagtatagtcccgcggctgtatggctgctgctgtgatacccgaatgcggagcagtgtgggtgttagcggttccgtacagtctgaacaactacagcctgcgaccggctatcagtttcactgaaggcagctaatctgttcttactttacaatcaccgcctgcgactggcggtctcgtttttcactgttctgtcttcctccacgtaggatgctgtgtggattccaacatacggctaaaccttcatccacatcccagtaaacagactgtgttgatgcttaagtcttatttattagagtgatgataaccaaaactataacgttgaacaacaatggtggacagtattcatagtagatgatcgaatagtgaatgatgttgatgtacaaagtggatgttcagtgaataatcatagtggatgactggtgaaaaactgtaaagaataacagcatttcagtatatgcacatacagggtgcaatcacataaataactgggacataacagcaagaattatacagagtgcattacacagtaattctaacagcactgccctattctatacaagaatgcatctatctaaatgcagagtacacattaacctaactgcaagctgcaaagcacatctgcctaactatatctgactataggagctgcctaaggcttaaatactaacacaaacataagatgcattaaacctttataaacgtaccgagatccgttaggacaggggtaagaaagtaagcaagacaggagcacgtgtgcgtctctgcagatctgaggaaaaatggctactgaagcttgtcttcacaagaagaatgtgggcggaactaacctataagacattgctcttaggagggaaaggttggtaaacaacatgaaaagtaggcaactgatgacctccagtggccacaacttgaataacatgataattaactctctgcacattaagatgggcagaacaattTGTGCATTTTAtgtgcttttacacttttttttatagaTATCTTATTGGGAGGGTCTGTGTGCCTACATAATACTGAAGAACattgtatatgtttattttatagtATCTAAATTTGGATCCTAGTGGGTATAGAAAAAAACTGAAGGTCCTCCCTGTGTCCAATaaggtaaaataataataataataataatttttatttatatagcgccaacatattccgcagcgctttacaaattatagaggggacttgtacagacaatagacattacagcataacagaaatacagttcaaaacagataccaggaggagtgagggccctgctcgcaagcttacaaactatgaggaaaaggggagacacgagaggtggatggtaacaattgctttagttattcggaccagccatagtgtaaggctcgggtgttcatgtaaagctgcatgaaccagttaactacctaagtatgtagcagtacagacacagagggctaatactgcataaagtgtatgagaacatgatgcgaggaacctgattgttttttttttatttttataaataggccacacagggatcgttaggttaatgcattgaggcggtaggccagtctgaacaaatgagtttttagggtattaTAGACATAATTAGGATTAGTTAATAACTGTAATAAGAGGGGCTTTTCTCCTGAACACTGCTTTATATAAACAAAAGGGGATTATATCCAGCGcagatatattattatttttttattacttttagtaTATGACACAGTTAAGTGGTACGGTGTCAATATCTGCTGCAGGAAACCAGTTTAGCAAGCGCCACTGGTATTGAAATACGAATCTTTTGTAGAataaaaccttagggagggaccaccgcttgaagtgcccttctaccaaaggttaggtcatcaGAGGAGGAAAGGTCCagccggtagtgtttgaaaaaagttgagggtgaggaccaggtagcggccttgcaaatttggtcATTCAATACCTCAGCCTTTTCTTCCCAGGAgatagccacggctctggtggagggagccttgatgccatcaggaaccggagtgccactcgCAGAGTAGGATAGACTAATGGCCTCCCTCATCcatctagcaatggtacttttagctaccctgCACCCTTTTTTACTACCCTGAAAGACTAcaaatagggtttggtctttcctccactgactagtcatggtcatgtattgtaacaaagatcttcttacatctaacatatggaacttttgttccccaggATTTCTAGGATTATTACTAAACGATGGTAAAGTAATCTCCTGACACCTATGGAATTTTAGGACCACCATGGGGAGATacgccgggtctggtcttagaatTATTCTGTtgtcaaaaacctgagtataaggagggcatATCGACAGGGCCTGTAAATCTcctaccctacgggccgatgttagggctaccagTAGAACTGCTTTCAGGGTGAGTAATTTAGGTGACAACTCCTGCAAAGGCTCAAAAGGGTCTTTGGTTAAGGCTTCTAAGACTAAATTTAGAtaccaaggagggatttttgggataataACCGGCCTAGACCTGCCACAggattttatgaatcgtgaaacTCACCTATTTGATGCTAGGTTGCAGTTatatagggcccccaaggctgaaacttgAACCTTCAGGGTGCTAGTCGCTAACCCGAGTTGCAACGCAGCCTGCAGATACTCTAGGATGTCCCACTGGAGCTACATCCCCCAacggttcacccaggaagtcaagaaactttttccatgtccTACCGTAGATTCTAGATGTTATAGGCTCTGCTTTTCAAtagggtggagactaaccctggtgagaATCCCTGGCGACTCAGTAACGCcacctcaaattccaggctgccagatggaagcccttcacctgagagtgggtcactGGTCCTTGGGTTAACAGGTCCGGAacttctggcagaatccatgggttAGTTAatgacatctgccttagaagggagaaccatggtcttctTGGCAAGAATGGAGCTATGAGTATTATTTTTGCTCGGTCTTCTCTGATCTTCCGGACTATTTCTCTGGAATCATCACTATTgggggggaatgcgtaggccagagagaaCCTCCATGGTATTAGCAGGGCATCTACTGCAAAAGGATGTTCTCTTGGGTTTAGGGAGCAGCATTTTTTGACTTTTTTGTTGTGTCAGGTGGCAAATAAGTCTATTTCTGGTGTGTCCCAGGCTTGTATTATATGTTGGAACACCTCggggtttagggaccattcccccgtCTCAGACCTCTGCGACTCAGCAAGTCTGCCTGTGTGTTGTCTACACCCCTTATGTGTAGTGCTGTGAGGGACGACAGGTGTTGTTCTGCCAACTGGAAAAGTAGATTTGACACCTCCATGAGGCCCCGGGACCTCGTTCCCCCTTGGTGATTGATATAAGCTACCACGGCTCGATTGGTTTTTGTATAAGAAAGAGGGGGGAGTTAAACCCCCTTCCTTCCTCCCGAGCCAGGACTTCTTGCAAGACATTTTTATGAACAAATCCGAGGACTTCTGTTTCCAGAGCAGATTACTCCTGCTGGGACTTCCTCTGGGGAGTTATTACAAGATTGTGCCTGGGTGGACAGATGAATTTTATCTTTAGGCCGTCTTTAATAATATTTAAAACCCAGGTGCTCGGGGAGATATTTATCCAGGCCGGAAAgcagagggagagtcttcctccaacCTCTGATGAAAGGTTATTGGGAggattttttttgctgatgtagaGGGCCCTTTGAACATGTAGCCCGATCCCCTTTTATCTTTaagccctttctgccatcggacgtactattccgtccatgtggggtgggccctaattcccaaggacggaatagtacatccagcgcgattggccgcgctcacagggggagcgcggcaggtcgcggccgggtgtcagctgcctatcgcatggaccgcccccgacacattaacccccggcacaccgcgatcaaacatgatcgcggtgtgccggcagtatagggaagcattgcgcagggagggggctccctgcgggcttccctgagccccccgcagcaacgcgatatgatcgcattgctgcgagggtctccttacctccctccctgctccaggcccggatccaagatggccgcagcatccgggtcctgcagggagggaggtggctcaccaagtgcctgctcagagcaggcgcttggtaagcctgcagcactgtaagtcagatcactgatttgacagagtgctgtgcaaactgtcagatcagtgatctgtgatgtcccccacgggacaaagtaaaaaaaaaattcccacatgtgttaaaaaaaataattcctaaataaagaaaaaaaaatattattcccatacatttctttatctaaataaaacaaacaaacaataaaagtacacatatttagtatcgccatatttagtatcgccgcgtctgtaacgacccaagtagttaaccccttcagtaaacaccgtaagaaaaaaaaacgaggcaaaaaaaaaacgctttattatcataccgccgaacaaaaagtggaataacacgcgatctataagacagatataaataaccatggtaccgctgaaaacgtcatcttgtcctgcaaaaaacgagccacaatacagcatcatcagcaaaaaaaataaaaaagttatagacctcagaataaggcgatgcaaaaataattattttttttataaaatagtttttatcgtataaaagcgccaaaacataaacttgtccctctgtggactcaaatatggaaaaattatagctctcaaaatgtggtaacgcaaaaaatattttttgcaaaaaaaaagcatctttcagtgtgtgacggctgccaatcataaaagtccgctaaaaaacccgctataaaagtaaatcaaaccccccttcatcacccccttagtaagggaaaaataaaaaaattaaaaaaatgtatttatttccattttcccattagggctagggttagggttggggctagggttaaggctacagttagggttggggctaaagttagggttaggattacatttacggttgggaatagggttgggattagggttaggggtgtgtttggattagacccataaataccggttggggatgctctgcctctggctttttccccgacgccgtactggactcctgtgttgggacctttggcgttctCTACCGGTGGTGTCCTGGTATCCTTTCTGTTGTCGCCGtttttgctgctgcggcgatgctataggtggtggtgattctggcaagggtgatgccgggtcgctcatactgcagcTGGTCTGCGGTCGTTTGCTGCCCTAATAATGCGCACTGCGCTGGTGCTGCGGCGATTAGTGCTCCTGAGGCTCCTGCTGTGAtaatactgcagagccactgggagttTGTAACTACTCCCATTTAAAGGATTTCCCGCCGCCTTTTAAACTGACGCCTGCGCAGTAGCTTCCTAGCGATGGCGAGGAGTGCCGTacgctggcgcctgcgcagacAAGCTCCtcggcggcgcctgcgcagatgcTCAATCTTCGGCGCCCGAGCGGCTGCcaaccgccggcgcctgcgcagaagcacCCCGCAGCATTGCGAGACCAGCAAGTCCCGGGCATGCGCCGTacttccaagatggcgcccgggaatgcagatatggcgctgctcacCGGGACTCCCGGGTGGCGGTGCAGTATGCAGACTGACGCATTGCTTGGGAGGGCCACGCCgctcctcccgcaaccacagagggacccccctggatgttgctgctgctgcatcttacctggggaggtgaccgcgaactccttgtcacctcccccgcacaccctagaggcccactagcccccagcggtggcgcttcgggtaaccactccagccgaggcagagggaccccagctgcctgagtcggactggctGGCTCCGGAATCCCACGTCGAtcttggtaagtccgtaggtctcccatcaaggacaggaaaccaactgatgcgggagagtggtaccgcctttttatctgtaggtttcctgtccttggtgggcggatcccctctccgtggtgccgtcatgggcgagagagaaaaaacacagacattggacagaggaaaagtggaaaaaagtgttatggacagactatTCAaaatttgaggtgtttggatcacacagaacatttgtaacatagtaacatagttagtaaggccgaaaaaagacatttgtccatccagttcagcctatattccatcataataaatccccagatctacgtccttctacagaacctaataattgtatgatacaatattgttctgctccaggaagacatccaggcctctcttgaacccctcgactgagtttgccatcaccacctcctcaggcaagcaattccagattctcactgccctaacagtaaagaatcctcttctatgttggtggaaaaaccttctctcctccagacgcaaagaatgcccccttgtgcccgtcaccttccttggtataaacagatcctcagcgagatatttgtattgtccccttatatacttatacatggttattagatcgcccctcagtcgtcttttttctagactaaataatcctaatttcgctaatctatctgggtattgtagttctcccatcccctttattaattttgttgccctcctttgtactctctctagttccattatatccttcctgagcaccggtgcccaaaactggacacagtactccatgtgcggtctaactagggatttgtacagaggcagtataatgctctcatcatgtgtatccagacctcttttaatgcaccccatgatcctgtttgccttggcagctgctgcctggcactggctgctccaggtaagttagtagtgtataagcgggtggtttcgtcaaactcaatctgacaggtgccccgcccctatcaaagtgtatcaaagtgtgtaacccctcccctccccttgtttgacggctggtatccagctgtccctccttgtttgatttccccttttgatatagtttaatatagtttaatttgttgtagttttgatattattcccgtattttgtggaataacacatgtttataattatagcctagtcgtgtatttattttacacgtggtttataacacctttctcatttgtttataatagattttatacgtatccccgagtttgattctgtaagcttttgttttattcacagtgtattcatatagtggagaacttaaagctgtttatatgtgtctctactgaacactatggtgaacattaactaaatgtttattttcccaaacagagaatctgctgtgggtatttgcagtgtattcatatagtggagaacttaaagctgtctatttgtttttgtaaatggtgaacactaactaaatggtgaacattatctaaattaggttaactgcggttcagaggttcataacacctaggtcaagcaattgttgttgtatttgcgtaccccataaatgtttatttccacaaacagaaaagttattgtgtcctgaagatggcatctgaggttatttgttatctactgaggccattgcaagctgtgtttattcacattgtagcaggttttatccttgtggctgccttatatacacagaagagatatgcaccaatgtcacaacacaagttataatatgacccaatgttacaatacaagtaagaagcggcgtgttttatacgaataaaaaccaaagacacgatattgtaaaaaaaatttaaaagatttatttctcacgataaaacagcatctcaaagacatttcaacactataaaaaattcttacagaatataaaaagtaaaaacattacaatacagtaatatgacagtacagtaacagtacaatgatcaattacacttcttacaaaataattaatatagcgttacaaggcgtgtacagcatttatccagtacattctttacatcgtgagccacatggtttgtagcagcggtagagacctttttttaggtagcaaagttccacgtgtggtacctaatgacggggaatgtaaagattgaattgtacggggtgacgccgctaacttcagcggtgtagatacagagcgtgtctcactgttggtaatttttaattcatctaaaagcttcctagtagcggggttacccacaactgtagacggcatatttagctctgccatagcctgcataaatgaatcccaacccggcggtaaatttctactgttcagagcatgactctgcgttgtactacgtaccaaatccagtaagttagaccctggtattacggatcctttgaaaataaattcagcattattattccatgctgtgacatttttattctgcagcagcctgtttagtaaaaattcagcattctttttatatctttggtttatatggccgacaatttcagcgatctcatgatttttatcagagtcggtatttggcaattgctgctgaccaggatcaggagggctaacgagatttaaagccgttacttcttttgagctgtgcctcgtatgtaccaagtagcgttgtagcacagcgctatacattttaattttcacatcatcgggaatgtcacgacgctgtaaaatgtcgctaatctcaccatcaaggcgccgaataacactgtcgcgtatgttatctgtagtaccgggtcttagtttgtctagctcctgtttggggactagatacattttcgttgtatgctccattatcttccggcgatcaggcttgttattattgggattgcaaaagctaaaagaggaccgataaacccgccggcctgttttagtaggcgcttctttttctttatgggctgagacctgtcgccagtgatttttgcactttattaacatacaacacacaagaaatagacatttagaacttatttatgattaatatgcgattattaggcatttaggacttatgttatcatgtttttgcactttattaatatgcggttattagtcatttaggacttatgttatcatgtttttgcactttattaatatgctgaccacataggtcagggattttttgtactttattaatatgcgggccacaaacacttctgcacccacgggcgcttctcaaccaaccatgcatccggtactcatcaggcactgtgaaataatgcaaaaatacatctgtgcgcggctgtcggcatcaacattgtgctattataagtttatggttctgtaaagaacacgcaacacatacagaactcacacacacacacaaatacacacagcacacaacacgcacacatttctcaaaatgccatacacttcagaatatatttgcaattcactacgcatgtaacacatatttcttcgccccacacgcatttaacagtctttcatatgtatcgcagaaagattttagttccaactgcgggtcagcggcttaaagaaaagttattgtggccttgattctggggtaacacatgtttataaatatagcctagtcgtgtatttattttacacatggtttataacacatttcatggccttgattctggggtaacacatgtttataaatatagcctagtcgtgtatttattttacacatggtttataacacatttcatttgtttttgttgtttgattgtcatgtaagaagcgttgtgttttatacgaatataaaagtgacacattcccatatattattacagctttcattaattctacattattttagcacatattaattttacactattaattttacaggagcctgtgctgcctataatttgactcctttttatacaaagacatctaacatatacagacttttaatatttttgtgtaaaatcgcggtcagacaggcacaaacacacacacacacacacacacgcacacaacacagaaccacacacaacaaacacacagaacccacacacacacacacacacacacacacacaagaaatagacatttaggacttatttatgttattatctttatgcactttgaatgtgctgtctataatttgactctatccttgttttgttgaaaataactggacatacataagaaaccgggcaatatatctttatagaaataacacttctgcactctttgtgtatttctatcagttttattcaggcatttataacacaacatgtttgatattggtaatttgattctgggaacacattttaagttactgctgcacatgtattactgtttttcttgttttttgtgtaaaatttcgttgttggtttacaaagacatttctttgagaaatgtgtagcataaccaattacccatcacggccactagatggcagaatatcatattaattattctgggataacatttctctttgtgcctattaattttacaggagcctgtgctgcctataatttgactcctttttatacaaagacatctaacatatacagacttttaatatttttgtgtaaaatcgcggtcagacaggcacaaacacacacacacacacacacgcacacaacacagaaccacacacaacaaacacacagaacccacacacacacacacacacacaagaaatagacatttaggacttatttatgttattatctttatgcactttgaatgtgctgtctataatttgactctatccttgttttgttgaaaataactggacatacataagaaaccgggcaatatatctttatagaaataacacttctgcactctttgtgtatttctatcagttttattcaggcatttataacacaacatgtttgatattggtaatttgattctgggaacacattttaagttactgctgcacatgtattactgtttttcttgttttttgtgtaaaatttcgttgttggcttacaaagacatttctttgagaaatgtgtagcataaccaattacccatcacggccactagatggcagaatatcatattaattattctgggataacatttctctttgggcatttctatcagttttatttatgcttttataacacaacatgtctgctattgttaatttgattcggggataacacatgtttataaaaataacgctatagcaagcggtaatgtcaaattctgaaaatagccattttatattgaattactaacatttttctattttagcgctgacacagccacatatattattccagctttctttaattctgcattattttatcacatgatgaaaatagtcattttatattgaattactgcagctcgcggcgcgttaccactggtctcgtttctcaattaatttcccagctgacgacgctatctataattctgcgtataccttaggcgtgtatttacatgacagtgtaattatttctcacaataaaacaacagctcaaattttaagttagctaacagcataatgatgacaaatgcatctttgcggaatctgataacgacacgctgaacaaaggacggagcctgacaaatacacacaacacacaacacgcacatattatgaaaaatgacaaccattgtatgtgatttaaaaaactttagttagatttatcaggggtgatttagtttgaaagcacgcagctcctcggtaatgtcatgtgttggacacgcatttaacagtctttcatatgtatcgcagaaagattttagttccatctgtgcgagtttgctttgagcgtactgcgcagacatgtcagtaaacattttgacatggtcagcatcccacgaaggacgacctgtgtaaggtgtatgtacagcaactttctgctttctacctacacggcgtcgggatacggttcgtttctttagaggtaatacaggggcaaaaacgctagaaaagtctgcaagagcagtatctgcagattgcacagtctggcacacaggtatattgaggggctctgtgggtgaccacagaCCCTCGGAGAGCtgctcaatttctctgttttcaggcgtaacttggggtatggcgcctgtgctattggcgggccgtgttatgcggggccgagcgttcggcgctgcacgtttctctcttgaaacgttcgtatatttctgatgtgaaatcttggggcttggattcccgggttgttttggtgcagcgtagcattcatcacgatccacaacacagatgggcgagagagatgttgttcgcaccgccgtattagctctttgtggttgattctcttcagtgtcgtaattacgccagtgcaaaactcgttgttgaagaggcgacgtatctaaaagaaaagatacaagtggcggttagccgcgaaacggcgcaaaattggaaaagctaaacggcgacgcatagctatgatcatacgtaatatttgaaaagttaatggggacaggtagccatgaaatcattgtaacaatatttacataaacctgtatagagcagtccagatatatacttacaagtatgaagcgggaattgtcccacatcagctcctggtttaacgggaggcgcaatgctcaaactcgcagaggcgggaatattctctttttcaagctgtattttccgggcaactagattagcgggtgtaagtaaaaatataacgattagcgaacacagaattgattttctacacaaaactgcagcggtgagaagaatatatatatattcaaaaatgaattttctgacagttagctagcagctgtaagtaaatatgagtattacacaaaagtgagaatcgactgtatttcaagtgaacagataccttttctattcttgaaacatcggtgtaacgagttgccgcgtcttttaggcgcatcgggtttcgctgaagttgcagggttcttgacatctatgatctccacgtctgaacccagcgtatcgcgtggttcgggaacacaccagttttcagccatagcgtcagatgtctccgtgtcagtatctgtatgagaaattgcgcgtagttcgtgtttacatacaaaggattaaagcaactgatatagtataatatagttttacggtataaacatatttgcggtgtaaattaatatagcaagacttatgccgctatatattaataattcagtattatattgacggctaccgctattatttgttttattaatttaatcatatatttattatgccataatttgtgtaatacaatagttaatagatgctatagttttacgccataaacagtatatattaacatagataatatatatatatatatatatatttagctttcttacatgtgatacatgaaagataaatatctttgtaccgtgttacaatgacatttttccctatctaaaagcaaaaaggtgctcctaattacccatgatgagatgaagagcaggcc
The Ranitomeya imitator isolate aRanImi1 chromosome 3, aRanImi1.pri, whole genome shotgun sequence genome window above contains:
- the LOC138670613 gene encoding uncharacterized protein, with the protein product MAENWCVPEPRDTLGSDVEIIDVKNPATSAKPDAPKRRGNSLHRCFKNRKVARKIQLEKENIPASASLSIAPPVKPGADVGQFPLHTYTSPLQQRVLHWRNYDTEENQPQRANTAVRTTSLSPICVVDRDECYAAPKQPGNPSPKISHQKYTNVSREKRAAPNARPRITRPANSTGAIPQVTPENREIEQLSEGLWSPTEPLNIPVCQTVQSADTALADFSSVFAPVLPLKKRTVSRRRVGRKQKVAVHTPYTGRPSWDADHVKMFTDMSAQYAQSKLAQMELKSFCDTYERLLNACPTHDITEELRAFKLNHP